In Spodoptera frugiperda isolate SF20-4 chromosome 12, AGI-APGP_CSIRO_Sfru_2.0, whole genome shotgun sequence, a single window of DNA contains:
- the LOC118262381 gene encoding putative uncharacterized protein DDB_G0282133 isoform X3, which yields MDSSSEAMELRRELDAVRNALQQQSESVLKQRHQLVEAGHALAARDKKAAQERRLRQDQLALVLRSLVLLESRLTREQKQIHVALHQKEKIIKSQQEEIAKLKARKSYCSNCQQLLGFTSEQTNIETDPEFQSLESTDSRFQNTFVRSCSYRERNSPPVFQKNTRLSKSFQYQLPKSEIVYGNTSSSEEGNNASVGSKGTFIKNKQAFVRRDVFRRSRKYSGRKNNNKYGDNMQKGYNNNNNQANSSSAEECIGMSYQVNHDDEITANQIANDIRRASMKIDQLIGEAAKKEIENTGSESEKTYSTKVERLHGIKRQGSDEIKANRQLFLNNVLSEEGNEKPWYCNVSDPEQEGDCMDQRPIMNKSKSSEDMLGVGYNNGIHTEVVSAKNEILCNNIMNNNEIFSTRFDDKNNNVESKQVTNTDGNENWYASTSDADENPTNEIYKNNPVLECVNQILLQNSLDDSSNDNSKSSEAPSPKASTKRVQFSTLNSISYDEKVRPNNTSNTLPRPDKRANKIVKFSLETASEHSYEVPNTAQGFHYEIQSLYSNEYEPIITKGTDAKPAPIPRTVQAIEKPAVPKIRGSIVKNIAANIENRNVNNVVERKLDNELGSMKIFNKRKVPRTPPALPPKPKNLSAKWKAENTVKQMTEQLDSEAVAANQRVADVKTRKVGQVATVNNIEPDYCSISEINVPVVSNGKRELLLTQPTVEIHNEQYPVHAISPRNSVAKVVSLPRIQNKISDKDIPKLPHVTEIIIPDEDDKSNDEQSRSFQQTADSYLTNFAMHPLQPKLDPRASIQMGNTVSSILSEINKGGKGGNKQINLTELDNQFNHGPEKNQCNNAEMHKAEYFDDIDKFDLSQNFEEFKIDDELGSIVAEEYRISSGSSDGSMSDVVTEHLTNVPDKDKQHNTNNKEDNETADNFLDSNENALNKGLSKNAKLSNKPDLLSNIENLETESVRNSDIESSNSSGSNSGSYNTVKLEPRMVLNNNPELNAPKTKGTFDFFLETSGLSSKSIFTPSKQYVCVRPPCANHKNVLKPRDIKMRVKNTLTTNKINEKPMTTAIKYFEPYV from the coding sequence ATGGATAGCAGCTCAGAGGCGATGGAGTTGAGGCGGGAGCTGGACGCGGTGCGCAACGCGCTGCAGCAGCAGTCCGAGTCCGTCCTGAAGCAGAGGCACCAGCTGGTGGAGGCTGGCCACGCCCTCGCCGCGCGCGACAAGAAGGCGGCGCAGGAGAGACGGCTCCGACAAGACCAGCTGGCATTGGTACTACGATCGTTAGTCCTGCTGGAATCCCGCCTAACCAGAGAACAGAAACAGATTCACGTCGCACTCcaccaaaaagaaaaaatcatcaaatcacAACAAGAAGAGATTGCAAAACTGAAGGCTCGCAAGTCGTACTGCAGCAATTGCCAGCAACTGCTCGGGTTCACCAGCGAACAGACCAACATCGAAACAGATCCTGAATTCCAGAGCTTAGAAAGCACTGACTCCAGGTTCCAGAACACGTTCGTCAGGAGCTGTAGTTATCGTGAAAGAAATTCTCCACCGgtattccaaaaaaatactaGGTTAAGTAAGAGCTTCCAGTACCAGTTGCCGAAGAGTGAGATAGTTTACGGCAACACAAGTTCCAGTGAAGAAGGCAATAATGCCAGCGTCGGCAGTAAGGGTACCTtcatcaaaaacaaacaagctttCGTACGACGAGACGTCTTCAGAAGATCAAGAAAATACTCAGGAAGAAAGAACAATAACAAATATGGTGACAACATGCAGAAAGgttacaacaacaacaacaaccaaGCAAACAGCAGCAGTGCTGAGGAATGCATCGGCATGAGCTACCAAGTAAACCATGATGACGAGATCACAGCGAATCAAATCGCTAATGATATCAGAAGAGCTTCAATGAAAATTGACCAGCTTATCGGTGAAGCTGCCAAAAAGGAAATAGAAAATACAGGCAGCGAATCCGAGAAAACCTATTCTACAAAAGTAGAAAGATTACACGGAATCAAGAGACAAGGATCAGATGAAATAAAGGCAAACAGACAACTCTTCCTTAATAACGTTCTCAGCGAAGAAGGCAATGAGAAACCATGGTATTGTAATGTTAGTGATCCCGAACAAGAAGGAGACTGCATGGATCAGAGGCCaataatgaataaatcaaaGTCCTCAGAAGATATGCTGGGTGTTGGTTACAACAATGGCATTCATACTGAAGTAGTATCAgctaaaaatgaaatattgtgCAATAATATAATGAACAACAATGAAATATTCAGCACAAGATTTGATGACAAGAATAATAATGTGGAATCAAAGCAAGTGACTAATACtgatggcaacgaaaactggtACGCAAGTACTAGTGATGCTGATGAAAATCCTACCAATgagatttataaaaacaatccGGTGCTGGAGTGTGTCAACCAAATCTTGCTtcagaattcattggatgacaGCAGCAATGACAATTCTAAATCTAGTGAAGCGCCCAGTCCTAAAGCATCAACAAAGCGTGTACAATTCTCCACCCTGAACAGCATCTCTTACGATGAGAAAGTAAGACCAAATAACACCAGTAACACGCTACCTCGACCAGACAAGAGagctaataaaattgttaaattcAGCTTGGAAACAGCATCTGAACACAGTTATGAGGTACCGAACACAGCTCAGGGCTTCCATTATGAGATACAAAGCTTGTACAGCAATGAATACGAACCGATTATAACCAAAGGCACTGATGCTAAACCAGCGCCAATACCGCGCACCGTACAAGCCATTGAGAAGCCTGCAGTTCCAAAAATAAGAGGTTCTATAGTGAAAAACATCGCTGCTAACATAGAAAATCGCAATGTAAATAATGTTGTTGAAAGAAAACTTGATAACGAGCTCGGGTCTATGAAAATATTCAACAAGCGTAAGGTGCCAAGAACTCCTCCCGCCCTGCCACCTAAGCCAAAGAACCTTTCGGCTAAATGGAAAGCCGAAAACACTGTCAAACAAATGACAGAGCAGTTAGACTCTGAAGCCGTTGCGGCTAACCAACGGGTTGCAGATGTTAAGACGAGAAAAGTGGGACAAGTAGCAACTGTCAACAATATAGAGCCTGACTACTGCTCCATTTCAGAGATAAATGTTCCAGTAGTCAGCAATGGCAAGAGGGAGTTGCTACTCACACAGCCAACGGTCGAGATCCACAACGAGCAGTACCCCGTGCACGCCATCAGCCCGAGAAACAGCGTGGCCAAGGTGGTGTCTCTGCCCAGGATCCAGAACAAGATCAGTGACAAAGACATTCCCAAACTTCCTCACGTCACTGAGATCATCATTCCGGATGAAGATGATAAGTCGAATGATGAACAGAGCCGCTCCTTCCAGCAAACTGCTGACAGTTACTTGACTAACTTTGCTATGCATCCTCTGCAACCAAAACTGGACCCTCGTGCTTCCATACAAATGGGTAACACAGTGTCTTCTATACTATCTGAGATTAACAAAGGTGGCAAGGGAGGTAACAAGCAGATTAATCTGACAGAACTGGACAATCAGTTCAACCATGGACCCGAGAAGAATCAATGCAATAACGCAGAAATGCACAAAGCTGAATACTTCGATGACATTGACAAATTCGATTTGTCACAGAACTTTGAGGAATTTAAAATAGACGATGAACTCGGCAGCATCGTTGCAGAGGAATACCGCATCAGCTCCGGTAGCAGCGACGGTTCCATGTCCGATGTTGTGACCGAGCATCTTACCAATGTACCTGATAAAGATAAACAgcataatactaataataaggAAGACAATGAAACAGCTGATAATTTTCTTGATAGTAACGAGAATGCCTTGAATAAGGGTTTGTCTAAAAACGCCAAGTTGTCTAATAAGCCTGATCTCCTTTCAAATATAGAGAATTTAGAGACTGAATCTGTAAGGAACTCAGATATTGAGTCTAGTAATTCGTCCGGGAGCAACAGCGGCTCCTACAACACTGTCAAGCTGGAGCCCAGGATGGTGTTGAACAACAACCCAGAGCTGAATGCGCCCAAAACCAAGGGAACCTTCGACTTCTTCCTAGAGACGTCTGGTCTTAGTTCTAAGTCTATATTCACGCCCAGCAAGCAATACGTGTGTGTGAGGCCTCCGTGCGCCAACCACAAGAATGTGTTGAAGCCTAGGGATATAAAGATGCGCGTAAAGAATACTTTAACAACGAACAAAATCAACGAAAAACCTATGACGACTGCTATAAAATATTTCGAGCCCTATGTGTAA
- the LOC118262381 gene encoding putative uncharacterized protein DDB_G0282133 isoform X2: MCSQVFLCLYAKIRRHNGLLDANTMDSSSEAMELRRELDAVRNALQQQSESVLKQRHQLVEAGHALAARDKKAAQERRLRQDQLALVLRSLVLLESRLTREQKQIHVALHQKEKIIKSQQEEIAKLKARKSYCSNCQQLLGFTSEQTNIETDPEFQSLESTDSRFQNTFVRSCSYRERNSPPVFQKNTRLSKSFQYQLPKSEIVYGNTSSSEEGNNASVGSKGTFIKNKQAFVRRDVFRRSRKYSGRKNNNKYGDNMQKGYNNNNNQANSSSAEECIGMSYQVNHDDEITANQIANDIRRASMKIDQLIGEAAKKEIENTGSESEKTYSTKVERLHGIKRQGSDEIKANRQLFLNNVLSEEGNEKPWYCNVSDPEQEGDCMDQRPIMNKSKSSEDMLGVGYNNGIHTEVVSAKNEILCNNIMNNNEIFSTRFDDKNNNVESKQVTNTDGNENWYASTSDADENPTNEIYKNNPVLECVNQILLQNSLDDSSNDNSKSSEAPSPKASTKRVQFSTLNSISYDEKVRPNNTSNTLPRPDKRANKIVKFSLETASEHSYEVPNTAQGFHYEIQSLYSNEYEPIITKGTDAKPAPIPRTVQAIEKPAVPKIRGSIVKNIAANIENRNVNNVVERKLDNELGSMKIFNKRKVPRTPPALPPKPKNLSAKWKAENTVKQMTEQLDSEAVAANQRVADVKTRKVGQVATVNNIEPDYCSISEINVPVVSNGKRELLLTQPTVEIHNEQYPVHAISPRNSVAKVVSLPRIQNKISDKDIPKLPHVTEIIIPDEDDKSNDEQSRSFQQTADSYLTNFAMHPLQPKLDPRASIQMGNTVSSILSEINKGGKGGNKQINLTELDNQFNHGPEKNQCNNAEMHKAEYFDDIDKFDLSQNFEEFKIDDELGSIVAEEYRISSGSSDGSMSDVVTEHLTNVPDKDKQHNTNNKEDNETADNFLDSNENALNKGLSKNAKLSNKPDLLSNIENLETESVRNSDIESSNSSGSNSGSYNTVKLEPRMVLNNNPELNAPKTKGTFDFFLETSGLSSKSIFTPSKQYVCVRPPCANHKNVLKPRDIKMRVKNTLTTNKINEKPMTTAIKYFEPYV, from the exons ATGTGTTCCCAAGTATTTTTGTGTCTATATGCAAAGATCCGACGCCACAACGGACTCCTTGATGCTAATACC ATGGATAGCAGCTCAGAGGCGATGGAGTTGAGGCGGGAGCTGGACGCGGTGCGCAACGCGCTGCAGCAGCAGTCCGAGTCCGTCCTGAAGCAGAGGCACCAGCTGGTGGAGGCTGGCCACGCCCTCGCCGCGCGCGACAAGAAGGCGGCGCAGGAGAGACGGCTCCGACAAGACCAGCTGGCATTGGTACTACGATCGTTAGTCCTGCTGGAATCCCGCCTAACCAGAGAACAGAAACAGATTCACGTCGCACTCcaccaaaaagaaaaaatcatcaaatcacAACAAGAAGAGATTGCAAAACTGAAGGCTCGCAAGTCGTACTGCAGCAATTGCCAGCAACTGCTCGGGTTCACCAGCGAACAGACCAACATCGAAACAGATCCTGAATTCCAGAGCTTAGAAAGCACTGACTCCAGGTTCCAGAACACGTTCGTCAGGAGCTGTAGTTATCGTGAAAGAAATTCTCCACCGgtattccaaaaaaatactaGGTTAAGTAAGAGCTTCCAGTACCAGTTGCCGAAGAGTGAGATAGTTTACGGCAACACAAGTTCCAGTGAAGAAGGCAATAATGCCAGCGTCGGCAGTAAGGGTACCTtcatcaaaaacaaacaagctttCGTACGACGAGACGTCTTCAGAAGATCAAGAAAATACTCAGGAAGAAAGAACAATAACAAATATGGTGACAACATGCAGAAAGgttacaacaacaacaacaaccaaGCAAACAGCAGCAGTGCTGAGGAATGCATCGGCATGAGCTACCAAGTAAACCATGATGACGAGATCACAGCGAATCAAATCGCTAATGATATCAGAAGAGCTTCAATGAAAATTGACCAGCTTATCGGTGAAGCTGCCAAAAAGGAAATAGAAAATACAGGCAGCGAATCCGAGAAAACCTATTCTACAAAAGTAGAAAGATTACACGGAATCAAGAGACAAGGATCAGATGAAATAAAGGCAAACAGACAACTCTTCCTTAATAACGTTCTCAGCGAAGAAGGCAATGAGAAACCATGGTATTGTAATGTTAGTGATCCCGAACAAGAAGGAGACTGCATGGATCAGAGGCCaataatgaataaatcaaaGTCCTCAGAAGATATGCTGGGTGTTGGTTACAACAATGGCATTCATACTGAAGTAGTATCAgctaaaaatgaaatattgtgCAATAATATAATGAACAACAATGAAATATTCAGCACAAGATTTGATGACAAGAATAATAATGTGGAATCAAAGCAAGTGACTAATACtgatggcaacgaaaactggtACGCAAGTACTAGTGATGCTGATGAAAATCCTACCAATgagatttataaaaacaatccGGTGCTGGAGTGTGTCAACCAAATCTTGCTtcagaattcattggatgacaGCAGCAATGACAATTCTAAATCTAGTGAAGCGCCCAGTCCTAAAGCATCAACAAAGCGTGTACAATTCTCCACCCTGAACAGCATCTCTTACGATGAGAAAGTAAGACCAAATAACACCAGTAACACGCTACCTCGACCAGACAAGAGagctaataaaattgttaaattcAGCTTGGAAACAGCATCTGAACACAGTTATGAGGTACCGAACACAGCTCAGGGCTTCCATTATGAGATACAAAGCTTGTACAGCAATGAATACGAACCGATTATAACCAAAGGCACTGATGCTAAACCAGCGCCAATACCGCGCACCGTACAAGCCATTGAGAAGCCTGCAGTTCCAAAAATAAGAGGTTCTATAGTGAAAAACATCGCTGCTAACATAGAAAATCGCAATGTAAATAATGTTGTTGAAAGAAAACTTGATAACGAGCTCGGGTCTATGAAAATATTCAACAAGCGTAAGGTGCCAAGAACTCCTCCCGCCCTGCCACCTAAGCCAAAGAACCTTTCGGCTAAATGGAAAGCCGAAAACACTGTCAAACAAATGACAGAGCAGTTAGACTCTGAAGCCGTTGCGGCTAACCAACGGGTTGCAGATGTTAAGACGAGAAAAGTGGGACAAGTAGCAACTGTCAACAATATAGAGCCTGACTACTGCTCCATTTCAGAGATAAATGTTCCAGTAGTCAGCAATGGCAAGAGGGAGTTGCTACTCACACAGCCAACGGTCGAGATCCACAACGAGCAGTACCCCGTGCACGCCATCAGCCCGAGAAACAGCGTGGCCAAGGTGGTGTCTCTGCCCAGGATCCAGAACAAGATCAGTGACAAAGACATTCCCAAACTTCCTCACGTCACTGAGATCATCATTCCGGATGAAGATGATAAGTCGAATGATGAACAGAGCCGCTCCTTCCAGCAAACTGCTGACAGTTACTTGACTAACTTTGCTATGCATCCTCTGCAACCAAAACTGGACCCTCGTGCTTCCATACAAATGGGTAACACAGTGTCTTCTATACTATCTGAGATTAACAAAGGTGGCAAGGGAGGTAACAAGCAGATTAATCTGACAGAACTGGACAATCAGTTCAACCATGGACCCGAGAAGAATCAATGCAATAACGCAGAAATGCACAAAGCTGAATACTTCGATGACATTGACAAATTCGATTTGTCACAGAACTTTGAGGAATTTAAAATAGACGATGAACTCGGCAGCATCGTTGCAGAGGAATACCGCATCAGCTCCGGTAGCAGCGACGGTTCCATGTCCGATGTTGTGACCGAGCATCTTACCAATGTACCTGATAAAGATAAACAgcataatactaataataaggAAGACAATGAAACAGCTGATAATTTTCTTGATAGTAACGAGAATGCCTTGAATAAGGGTTTGTCTAAAAACGCCAAGTTGTCTAATAAGCCTGATCTCCTTTCAAATATAGAGAATTTAGAGACTGAATCTGTAAGGAACTCAGATATTGAGTCTAGTAATTCGTCCGGGAGCAACAGCGGCTCCTACAACACTGTCAAGCTGGAGCCCAGGATGGTGTTGAACAACAACCCAGAGCTGAATGCGCCCAAAACCAAGGGAACCTTCGACTTCTTCCTAGAGACGTCTGGTCTTAGTTCTAAGTCTATATTCACGCCCAGCAAGCAATACGTGTGTGTGAGGCCTCCGTGCGCCAACCACAAGAATGTGTTGAAGCCTAGGGATATAAAGATGCGCGTAAAGAATACTTTAACAACGAACAAAATCAACGAAAAACCTATGACGACTGCTATAAAATATTTCGAGCCCTATGTGTAA
- the LOC118262381 gene encoding putative uncharacterized protein DDB_G0282133 isoform X1: MKFSTGSSSSSLASDSLSRKSTLCIYTEVDAPTMPPPSERMDSSSEAMELRRELDAVRNALQQQSESVLKQRHQLVEAGHALAARDKKAAQERRLRQDQLALVLRSLVLLESRLTREQKQIHVALHQKEKIIKSQQEEIAKLKARKSYCSNCQQLLGFTSEQTNIETDPEFQSLESTDSRFQNTFVRSCSYRERNSPPVFQKNTRLSKSFQYQLPKSEIVYGNTSSSEEGNNASVGSKGTFIKNKQAFVRRDVFRRSRKYSGRKNNNKYGDNMQKGYNNNNNQANSSSAEECIGMSYQVNHDDEITANQIANDIRRASMKIDQLIGEAAKKEIENTGSESEKTYSTKVERLHGIKRQGSDEIKANRQLFLNNVLSEEGNEKPWYCNVSDPEQEGDCMDQRPIMNKSKSSEDMLGVGYNNGIHTEVVSAKNEILCNNIMNNNEIFSTRFDDKNNNVESKQVTNTDGNENWYASTSDADENPTNEIYKNNPVLECVNQILLQNSLDDSSNDNSKSSEAPSPKASTKRVQFSTLNSISYDEKVRPNNTSNTLPRPDKRANKIVKFSLETASEHSYEVPNTAQGFHYEIQSLYSNEYEPIITKGTDAKPAPIPRTVQAIEKPAVPKIRGSIVKNIAANIENRNVNNVVERKLDNELGSMKIFNKRKVPRTPPALPPKPKNLSAKWKAENTVKQMTEQLDSEAVAANQRVADVKTRKVGQVATVNNIEPDYCSISEINVPVVSNGKRELLLTQPTVEIHNEQYPVHAISPRNSVAKVVSLPRIQNKISDKDIPKLPHVTEIIIPDEDDKSNDEQSRSFQQTADSYLTNFAMHPLQPKLDPRASIQMGNTVSSILSEINKGGKGGNKQINLTELDNQFNHGPEKNQCNNAEMHKAEYFDDIDKFDLSQNFEEFKIDDELGSIVAEEYRISSGSSDGSMSDVVTEHLTNVPDKDKQHNTNNKEDNETADNFLDSNENALNKGLSKNAKLSNKPDLLSNIENLETESVRNSDIESSNSSGSNSGSYNTVKLEPRMVLNNNPELNAPKTKGTFDFFLETSGLSSKSIFTPSKQYVCVRPPCANHKNVLKPRDIKMRVKNTLTTNKINEKPMTTAIKYFEPYV; the protein is encoded by the coding sequence ATGGATAGCAGCTCAGAGGCGATGGAGTTGAGGCGGGAGCTGGACGCGGTGCGCAACGCGCTGCAGCAGCAGTCCGAGTCCGTCCTGAAGCAGAGGCACCAGCTGGTGGAGGCTGGCCACGCCCTCGCCGCGCGCGACAAGAAGGCGGCGCAGGAGAGACGGCTCCGACAAGACCAGCTGGCATTGGTACTACGATCGTTAGTCCTGCTGGAATCCCGCCTAACCAGAGAACAGAAACAGATTCACGTCGCACTCcaccaaaaagaaaaaatcatcaaatcacAACAAGAAGAGATTGCAAAACTGAAGGCTCGCAAGTCGTACTGCAGCAATTGCCAGCAACTGCTCGGGTTCACCAGCGAACAGACCAACATCGAAACAGATCCTGAATTCCAGAGCTTAGAAAGCACTGACTCCAGGTTCCAGAACACGTTCGTCAGGAGCTGTAGTTATCGTGAAAGAAATTCTCCACCGgtattccaaaaaaatactaGGTTAAGTAAGAGCTTCCAGTACCAGTTGCCGAAGAGTGAGATAGTTTACGGCAACACAAGTTCCAGTGAAGAAGGCAATAATGCCAGCGTCGGCAGTAAGGGTACCTtcatcaaaaacaaacaagctttCGTACGACGAGACGTCTTCAGAAGATCAAGAAAATACTCAGGAAGAAAGAACAATAACAAATATGGTGACAACATGCAGAAAGgttacaacaacaacaacaaccaaGCAAACAGCAGCAGTGCTGAGGAATGCATCGGCATGAGCTACCAAGTAAACCATGATGACGAGATCACAGCGAATCAAATCGCTAATGATATCAGAAGAGCTTCAATGAAAATTGACCAGCTTATCGGTGAAGCTGCCAAAAAGGAAATAGAAAATACAGGCAGCGAATCCGAGAAAACCTATTCTACAAAAGTAGAAAGATTACACGGAATCAAGAGACAAGGATCAGATGAAATAAAGGCAAACAGACAACTCTTCCTTAATAACGTTCTCAGCGAAGAAGGCAATGAGAAACCATGGTATTGTAATGTTAGTGATCCCGAACAAGAAGGAGACTGCATGGATCAGAGGCCaataatgaataaatcaaaGTCCTCAGAAGATATGCTGGGTGTTGGTTACAACAATGGCATTCATACTGAAGTAGTATCAgctaaaaatgaaatattgtgCAATAATATAATGAACAACAATGAAATATTCAGCACAAGATTTGATGACAAGAATAATAATGTGGAATCAAAGCAAGTGACTAATACtgatggcaacgaaaactggtACGCAAGTACTAGTGATGCTGATGAAAATCCTACCAATgagatttataaaaacaatccGGTGCTGGAGTGTGTCAACCAAATCTTGCTtcagaattcattggatgacaGCAGCAATGACAATTCTAAATCTAGTGAAGCGCCCAGTCCTAAAGCATCAACAAAGCGTGTACAATTCTCCACCCTGAACAGCATCTCTTACGATGAGAAAGTAAGACCAAATAACACCAGTAACACGCTACCTCGACCAGACAAGAGagctaataaaattgttaaattcAGCTTGGAAACAGCATCTGAACACAGTTATGAGGTACCGAACACAGCTCAGGGCTTCCATTATGAGATACAAAGCTTGTACAGCAATGAATACGAACCGATTATAACCAAAGGCACTGATGCTAAACCAGCGCCAATACCGCGCACCGTACAAGCCATTGAGAAGCCTGCAGTTCCAAAAATAAGAGGTTCTATAGTGAAAAACATCGCTGCTAACATAGAAAATCGCAATGTAAATAATGTTGTTGAAAGAAAACTTGATAACGAGCTCGGGTCTATGAAAATATTCAACAAGCGTAAGGTGCCAAGAACTCCTCCCGCCCTGCCACCTAAGCCAAAGAACCTTTCGGCTAAATGGAAAGCCGAAAACACTGTCAAACAAATGACAGAGCAGTTAGACTCTGAAGCCGTTGCGGCTAACCAACGGGTTGCAGATGTTAAGACGAGAAAAGTGGGACAAGTAGCAACTGTCAACAATATAGAGCCTGACTACTGCTCCATTTCAGAGATAAATGTTCCAGTAGTCAGCAATGGCAAGAGGGAGTTGCTACTCACACAGCCAACGGTCGAGATCCACAACGAGCAGTACCCCGTGCACGCCATCAGCCCGAGAAACAGCGTGGCCAAGGTGGTGTCTCTGCCCAGGATCCAGAACAAGATCAGTGACAAAGACATTCCCAAACTTCCTCACGTCACTGAGATCATCATTCCGGATGAAGATGATAAGTCGAATGATGAACAGAGCCGCTCCTTCCAGCAAACTGCTGACAGTTACTTGACTAACTTTGCTATGCATCCTCTGCAACCAAAACTGGACCCTCGTGCTTCCATACAAATGGGTAACACAGTGTCTTCTATACTATCTGAGATTAACAAAGGTGGCAAGGGAGGTAACAAGCAGATTAATCTGACAGAACTGGACAATCAGTTCAACCATGGACCCGAGAAGAATCAATGCAATAACGCAGAAATGCACAAAGCTGAATACTTCGATGACATTGACAAATTCGATTTGTCACAGAACTTTGAGGAATTTAAAATAGACGATGAACTCGGCAGCATCGTTGCAGAGGAATACCGCATCAGCTCCGGTAGCAGCGACGGTTCCATGTCCGATGTTGTGACCGAGCATCTTACCAATGTACCTGATAAAGATAAACAgcataatactaataataaggAAGACAATGAAACAGCTGATAATTTTCTTGATAGTAACGAGAATGCCTTGAATAAGGGTTTGTCTAAAAACGCCAAGTTGTCTAATAAGCCTGATCTCCTTTCAAATATAGAGAATTTAGAGACTGAATCTGTAAGGAACTCAGATATTGAGTCTAGTAATTCGTCCGGGAGCAACAGCGGCTCCTACAACACTGTCAAGCTGGAGCCCAGGATGGTGTTGAACAACAACCCAGAGCTGAATGCGCCCAAAACCAAGGGAACCTTCGACTTCTTCCTAGAGACGTCTGGTCTTAGTTCTAAGTCTATATTCACGCCCAGCAAGCAATACGTGTGTGTGAGGCCTCCGTGCGCCAACCACAAGAATGTGTTGAAGCCTAGGGATATAAAGATGCGCGTAAAGAATACTTTAACAACGAACAAAATCAACGAAAAACCTATGACGACTGCTATAAAATATTTCGAGCCCTATGTGTAA